The following DNA comes from Nicotiana sylvestris chromosome 10, ASM39365v2, whole genome shotgun sequence.
ACATTGTCTCTAAatgaaggtgaaacggctcttaGATAAGAAATGAGTTTCTTCTTGTTTCGCCAAATGAGAATTAAGGTTTTTTCgggtatttttaattaatttgtttgtCATGCAATGTTTGCAGGGACTCAACTGTTAAGCACGACGCTGAGTGTGAAAGATTATGTGCAAAATGAATTTCAAAAAGTGGAAGAAGAAGTCATACTTCGTAACAAGCAGCTTTTCCCTTTTCCTATAACTTTGGATGATTTCTTCTGGGCATTTGGAATACTCAGATCAAGGGCATTTTCCCGTCTTCGGAATCAAAATCTTATTCTCGTCCCCTTTGCTGACCTGGTAAGATTCTAGGTAAATGAAAATCACTTAGATAGTGATGAACAACTACTTACAGACGAGTATCAATTAAGACCGAGAACAGTTAACAGAGTTTCTTTGTTTGTTAAAGTTATCTTTGGATATTGCATATCATCATACTTTTTGGCTATAAATCAATTGGTGAATAATGTTATATAAATGGTTTAATTGTCAGACAAACCACAATGCCAGAGTGACAACAGAAGATCACGCGCATGAAGTTAGGGGACCAGCCGGTCTGTTCTCGTGGGATTTGTTATTTTCTTTAAGAAGTCCATTGAAACTTAAAGCTGGAGACCAGGTAAGGAgttcttcaaaattcaaaaactCTCTTCACTTGACAAATCAACTAGCAGGACAAGTTACTCTGCTTGTTGTTCATCGAAAAGCTAACATTGTAACaacagcccggtgcactaagcttccgctatgcgcggggtccaggGAAGGGCCGGACAGGGGTCTACTGTACGCAGCCttatcctgcatttctgcaagaggttgtttccacagcTCAAACCCGTGACGTCCTGGTCATATGACAGCAACTTTACTAGTTGCGCTATGGAAAAACTAACATATTGTGAAAACTAATATTCATTACTTCCTGCCTCGTAATTGCATGTGTTATGTAGCAGTTGTTGTTGGTTCATCTAATTGCTACAGCTCACTTATATAGATGTGGTGATTTGACAGCTTTTCATCCAATACGACCTGAACAAAAGTAATGCTGATATGGCGCTTGACTATGGCTTCATCGAACCAAGTTCAGCTCGTGATGCGTTTACGTTAACATTAGAAATATCAGAGTCTGACGAGTTTTATGGAGACAAGCTGGATATAGCAGAGACAAATGACATAGGAGAAACTGCTTACTTTGACATAAAGATTGGACAATCTCTCCCTCCTACTATGATTCCATATCTGAGGCTGGTTGCCCTAGGCGGAACTGACGCTTTCCTACTAGAATCAATTTTCAGAAACTCCGTTTGGGGTCATCTTGGGTTGCCTGTCAGCAGAGCAAATGAGGAGCTCATATGTAAAGTCGTACGAGATGCATGCAAATCTGCACTTTCTGGCTATCAGACCACAATTGAAGAGGTAAATTTACATCATTAGAAGTATCAGTTGAGTTGCATTGCATTCAGCGGTAGAGTCACATGTACACACCCCTTTGTTGGAAATATACACTGTGTAGCtaggtaatttttttttttatatatttacatATGAGGAGCTCATATGTAAAGTCGTACGAGATGCCTGGAAATCTGCACTTTCTGGCTATCATTCCACAATTGAAGAGGTAAATTTACATCATTAGAAGTATCAGTTGAGTTGCATTGCATTCAGTGGTAGAGCCACATGTACACACCCCTTTGTCGGAAAAATACACAGTGTAGCTaggtaaaatatattttttatgttcAGTCAAACCTCCCTATAACAGTCTTGTCTGTTTCGCCATTTTTTTGGTACTATAGTGATGCgttgttatagagaacatatattaaaACACAATATGAAAAATTGGTTCCAAAGAAAACTTGGCcgttatagtgaagtgttgttaatAAAGGATGGGTAGTTATAGAGAGTTCTAACTGTATATATACTACATATTGACATCCCCTTGGCTTCTTCATGGGTTTACTTATTTATATTCTGACCCCCTTTAGTGAAAATCCAGGCTCCGCCACTGATTGCATTGAAACTTGTCCTACTATATCTTGGTCGTGCATGTTTCATTTTCACCTACCGCAAACTATTCTACTAAATGCTATGAATAAACCGCTTTATTTTTCCACTATGTAGTACATGTGATTTTATTTCCGGCATTGAACACTGTATTGCAGGATGAGAAACTGATGGAGGAAGGAAACCTCAGTACAAGGCTTCAGATAGCAGTTGGGATAAGATTAGGGGAGAAGAAGGTATTGAAACAAATCGACGATATCTTTAGGGAAAGGGAACTGGAACTAGATGAATTAGAATATTATGGGGAAAGGAGGCTTAAAGATCTTGGTCTTGTTGGAGAGCAAGGAGATATCATATTTTGGGAGCCAAAGTAAGGACACTTCTGTTGAAtgcgggatgctttgtgcaccgcGCTGCCCTTTTAGAGTAAGGACACGTCTGCTGATCTTATGATCAGTCTAGTTGAGTTATTATGGCTTGGACTTCAGAGTTTGCTTTTGTCTGATGTAAATAATGAAAGAGCAGTTCTATATTATCCTCTTGTGAAATCCTCAAGCATCAGAAGGAGAAGAGTTCAAGAGACAACATCAATCATCAGATTATTTCAAGGATTTAGTCTTATTGTGTTTAAGATTAATCTAAGCAACTGAAACCTTTGATTGAGGCCACCATTATCTTCCCATTGGGTCTCACATCTAAAGTTGTTACTTTCTGAAGATTTCACATTTTATGCATAGCAATGTAAAAGATATTTACACAATCAGTTGCTTGGGGTTAGGTTAGACCTCTTGGGTTTTTTTTTTTCTAGTATCAAAGGCAGTCAACGCGTTAGCCGTTCTTCCCCTATTGGACTTGTCAATATTTTGCTCTTTTCCTTCTCTCTTCCAGTTCTCCTCCCTCTACTTTATATTTGACAGGAGCGTATTTTATCTGAGTAATCCACAAACGACAAAAATCTCCCTTTTTCCTATCCAGATGAGGTCTCGAAAACCTTGCGCAAATTTTCGATGTGGTCAGTTCTTTCTTTTGAAATTACTACCAAATTATCCATGTAAAGCTCGCATATGTTATGTACTATATAAATTTGCTACTTCCTCTCACTTTCAAACAGAAGAAGATGCACTAGAACTGATAATCTATGGTCATCGAAGTATCAAACTCAACCAAGCTATCAGATTTCTCAGTACACAAAATAGATTTGCTTCAAGTACCCCTTTTGGGCATGACATTAAGATAAATATTCAAACTGTTACACTCTTTGCTCCACAAATCAGAGCATTTTAAATGTAACAAGGGTTATCTTCCTGTAAATAATTGTGGTATCATGTGA
Coding sequences within:
- the LOC104226426 gene encoding ribulose-1,5 bisphosphate carboxylase/oxygenase large subunit N-methyltransferase, chloroplastic, with protein sequence MASVFSVHPLPSSSFLCPLKTTKSRTKQYQTCYTYQKPILINSLQLTELDPKIPEPVQTFWQWLCKEGVVTAKTPVKPGIVPEGLGLVAKRDIAKGETVLEVPKRFWINPDAVAESEIGNVCSGLKPWISVALFLLREKWRDDSKWKYYMDVLPKSTDSTIYWSEEELSEIQGTQLLSTTLSVKDYVQNEFQKVEEEVILRNKQLFPFPITLDDFFWAFGILRSRAFSRLRNQNLILVPFADLTNHNARVTTEDHAHEVRGPAGLFSWDLLFSLRSPLKLKAGDQLFIQYDLNKSNADMALDYGFIEPSSARDAFTLTLEISESDEFYGDKLDIAETNDIGETAYFDIKIGQSLPPTMIPYLRLVALGGTDAFLLESIFRNSVWGHLGLPVSRANEELICKVVRDACKSALSGYQTTIEEDEKLMEEGNLSTRLQIAVGIRLGEKKVLKQIDDIFRERELELDELEYYGERRLKDLGLVGEQGDIIFWEPK